The Oncorhynchus keta strain PuntledgeMale-10-30-2019 chromosome 17, Oket_V2, whole genome shotgun sequence genome has a window encoding:
- the LOC127908207 gene encoding uncharacterized protein LOC127908207 → MKAQNCVFLSALTMACPFVRDVVDEEALVLRRAFRRERVFRDRLDPLAFPDDHLYERYRFSADGIRYLCRLLGPRIKHRTARSHALSVEQMVCVALRFFASGAFLYSVGDAEQLNKATICRTIRSVCLAIKALADVFISSLATEDSVTSKRSSIGLQMVCNADCVISNVVAKWPGSVHDSRIFRPLKSISAYHKVSHTTPIYNHHGCVKNITVFMR, encoded by the exons ATGAAGGCCCAAAATTGTGTGTTCCTTTCTGCTCTGACAATGGCATGCCCATTCGTGCGAGATGTGGTGGATGAAGAAGCACTTGTGCTGAGGAGAGCCTTCAGGCGAGAAAGGGTCTTCAGGGACCGGTTGGACCCACTGGCCTTCCCTGACGACCATCTATATGAAAGATACAGGTTTTCTGCAGATGGCATCAGGTATCTATGCAGACTACTGGGTCCCAGGATTAAGCACCGCACTGCACGGAGCCATGCACTGAGTGTGGAGCAAATGGTTTGTGTGGCCTTGCGCTTTTTTGCTAGTGGAGCCTTCCTGTACTCAGTGGGGGATGCAGAACAGCTGAACAAGGCCACAATTTGCCGCACAATAAGGAGTGTGTGTCTGGCTATCAAAGCATTAGCAGATGTCTTCATCTCTTCCCTGGCCACAGAAGACTCTGTGACATCAAAGAGGAGTTCTATAGGATTGCAG atggtctgcaatgctgactgtgtgatcagcaatgttgtggcaaaatggcctggctcagtccatgactccagaatctttcggcctctgaaatctatcagtgcctatcacaaggtaagccacacaacccctatttataaccatcatggctgtgtcaagaatatcactgtgtttatgaggtag
- the LOC118396527 gene encoding zinc finger and SCAN domain-containing protein 2-like has translation MSKIQLLRVFLYDRLTAAAEEIFEVVEKTIAENQEEVVRLQRLLDIVLQPEIKQDRADLQQLCLSVSEVEILPEQQHCEQEWSPSLRHEDPESTQIKEERGASQEEEQPQGLEAHTKDSIFTPAYDEDPTQLSHPYQAQKEGNRERDTLPSTTTEQIKTEPDGEDYGESEPTSVFQPLSAVNPDCSAAPSENSESDSGMETGGPPSGFKSVKSQRIKMVKLQSSLINTKDNKSTPFHLKSPRQGHATPGCCKVCGKYFHYMGLLFKHVQTHTNDKESLCGVCGKHMASTESMKDHLQTHIAARYCCHVCSKWFTLNSNLIVHMRSHTGEKTCHCPVCGKGFSTSGDLKKHIRIHTGEKPFRCPDCGKAFNQSGNLKYHRKSHTGEK, from the exons ATGTCTAAAATACAGTTGTTGAGAGTTTTTCTCTACGATAGATTAACAGCTGCCGCTGAGGAGATATTCGAGGTCGTTGAAAAAACCATAGCAGAGAATCAGGAGGAAGTTGTCCGTCTACAGAGGCTACTCGACATTGTTCTTCAACCTGAGATAAAGCAAGACAGAGCAG ACCTCCagcagctctgtctctctgtctctgaagtGGAGATTCTCCCTGAGCAGCAGCACTGTGAGCAGGAGTGGAGCCCCAGTCTGAGGCATGAGGACCCAGAGTCCACACAGATCAAAGAGGAACGTGGGGCCagtcaggaggaagagcagcctCAAGGGCTTGAGGCTCACACTAAAGACTCCATTTTCACTCCTGCTTATGATGAGGACCCAACTCAACTCTCACATCCCTATCAAGCCCAAAaggaaggaaacagagagagagacactctacCCAGCACTACAACTGAACAGATCAAAACAGAACCTGATGGAGAGGACTACGGAGAATCAGAACCAACCAGTGTCTTTCAGCCCCTCTCTGCAGTAAATCCAGACTGTTCTGCAGCTCCGAGTGAAAACAGTGAAAGTGACAGTGGGATGGAGACTGGCGGGCCTCCGTCAGGTTTCAAGTCAGTCAAATCACAGAGAATAAAGATGGTAAAATTACAAAGCTCCCTTATCAACACGAAGGATAACAAATCCACACCGTTCCACCTGAAATCACCTAGGCAAGGTCATGCTACTCCTGGTTGTTGTAAGGTGTGTGGCAAGTATTTTCATTACATGGGCTTATTATTTAAACATGTTCAAACTCACACAAACGATAAAGAATCACTTTGTGGAGTGTGTGGAAAGCATATGGCGTCAACAGAAAGTATGAAAGATCACCTCCAAACTCACATTGCAGCTAGGTATTGTTGTCATGTTTGTAGTAAATGGTTCACCTTAAACAGCAATCTGATCGTGCACATGAGAAGCCACACAGGGGAAAAAACGTGTCACTGCCCTGTTTGTGGCAAAGGATTCAGCACCAGCGGCGATCTGAAGAAACACATCCGgattcacacaggggagaagccgtTTCGCTGCCCTGATTGTGGCAAAGCATTCAATCAGAGTGGAAATCTGAAATATCATAGAAAGtcccacacaggggagaaatga